From Solea senegalensis isolate Sse05_10M linkage group LG19, IFAPA_SoseM_1, whole genome shotgun sequence, the proteins below share one genomic window:
- the tanc2a gene encoding protein TANC2 isoform X1, whose product MDCTAVVFKPCACSATKWCRHERSSGRRPWRLLHGCSCGRDVMDADVVGHTSSLLQRLLFYVCCCVSHEDSPELRRHWVAPPVSGAQRRGRGEEEGEDEELGPPPSVDEAADALMTRLGFLLGDKVISREPDSPYHAQDDGQVNYSLTHDRMSPSSSLASSSTSPCSTLPPPAGGEGGSDNRHASNHASVTSPTSTLESRDSGIIATLTSYSAESAAEQENSAKYPRDSYHGSSLLLWQQGGRPVVASSSSSSCMVTTGNSNDGFRYRADDNMAASTYSLNKLHPDRGPGTAHSSGSTHSIPLYLMPRPNSVAATSSAHLEDLAYLDEQQRHVPSRTSLRMPRQNSGSRSQQDHRVRFSPSLNLKPLHFEVPSLSPDWLFTGREWLFQEVHAFLCSDEPSTSRGVVIVGNMGFGKTAIAARLVALSCHGQRMWPSPDGSQSTPKYVAPVSLSNDSLGRGGGGGGGGGSCPGTPEMKRRQEEAVRKLAAQVVSYHFCQADNCYTCLVPEFVHNMAAMLSTAPQLPAYRELLHQSPQLQSILSLRSCIQDPSSALQRGILDPLDALYRERKLQVEGAGLIIVIDGLNEAEFHRPDYGDTLTSFLTKNVLKFPSWLKIITTVRTSQQDTTLSLPFHRISLDKMEENNAIDQDLQGYLMQRIHSSSEIQSNVSLSNGRLDNAALSKLTGHLKSLSRGSYLYLKLTLDLIERGYLVLKSSSFKVVPVSLAEVYLLQLNMRFPTLSSFQRVLPLLNITVASLHPMTEQQLFEAVNAGALTGGALQWEEFALRLEQLSSFLLRRSDGSWMLNHTSFREWLVWRDEGQDDRFLCDPRSGHTLLAFWLCRQEGKLNRQQTLELGHHILKAHIYKGLSKKLGVSSSVLQGLWLAYSTENLSHALSSLRNLYTPNIKVSRLLIMGGADVDHHSDVLNNAPLLCVHAHLGHRDAVALLLDHGAQVNAQSHDGLTALGFAAAAGHMDIVVTLSQHKAKVGHVDSSGQCVLVHAAQRGHLNVLHFLLKTADWSCTSCCGQKGASKGQAVQQALIAAASMGHTEMVSHLLDLPEDEGEKPEVNTLDSLWGETALTAAAGAGRLLVCSLLLDQGAAVEQGNRRGVTPLFSAVRRGHWQVVELLLNHGVEVNMVDQQGRTALMTAASEGHMPTARLLLEHGASLDQTDREGLTALSWACLKSQLPLVKELVERGAATTHADRSGRTPLDLAAFRGDPEVVQYLVDHGASVEHVDCSGMRPLDRAVGCRNTSAVIALLKKGAKIGPATWAMATSKPDILMVLLSKLIQEGDKLYKQGKVREAAHAYQSALQKFPGDELKTFRQLRVCVLLNLSRCRRKMNDFSLAEEFATKALELKAKSYEAFYARARAKRGRRQFHAALEDLIEASRLCPSNREIQRLLSRVKEECRLVSQQQQDPPPPPPPPPPPSHHVHHPSVSISDARCRDSGCLQVHDKEGLTEEDEEEDKDEERCYRREDPPQSSASLHQQHGVQNLDAHCRPGVPPPSSLSPTHLYHHHPSSPMHSPSSSSPAHSAPPPSSSSFHHFSPPSSPMHHHASPVSENLPAVSGAGGLHRYPQSVSAFHHSDQRRQHQQQQQQQHQQQQQQQQQLYQTSDQISFQKQNPVQGQWLQPAKVQVVRTSQSASSSHSNVILGSSVYPQFANLPQELAALGEGICSSPLNVRPGLQVQAGPNSGASYPLQDEARSAYGRGAGGEKTGISRFAQATQFSRNQSKAAHYPMEVTESTVGPPESFPSLQDYQYHNQGGPRRPLSAHPTPAAVTSSRPLNQSVSVCFPPSSSSSGQTAGHSGPGFRTSVSTQHIDLTPDLASGGGVTGYHDDLFLTSSPQSETCMVGGGTYPGEAGRSSRSTPFMGVIDKTVRVQQQCQQQAPSSSSSCLSPSRSWAVSSVDTVVSSPSKNPSNQGGFAPPQPSSIAYHNRSNNNAHNGHVPHDNQLNYYEVLPPCGPQSEGSVQVASHIPPYLDVKLARTLPVIHSCSDRQASDRKTGPTSPVKPKRPFVESNV is encoded by the exons ATGGACTGCACGGCTGTAGTTTTTAAACCGTGCGCCTGCTCGGCGACCAAGTGGTGTCGGCACGAGCGCTCGTCCGGCCGCCGGCCATGGAGGCTGCTGCACGGCTGCAGCTGTGGCAGAGATGTCATGGACGCAGATGTGGTTGGCcacacctcctccctcctgcagCGCTTGCTGTTTTATGTCTGCTGTTGCGTGTCCCACGAGGACAGCCCCGAGCTGCGTCGGCACTGGGTGGCGCCTCCCGTCAGTGGAgcgcagaggagaggaagaggagaggaggaag GTGAGGATGAGGAGTTAGGACCTCCCCCCTCAGTAGACGAGGCGGCCGATGCTCTGATGACCAGGTTGGGCTTCCTGCTGGGGGATAAAGTTATCAGCAGAGAGCCGGACTCCCCTTACCACGCCCAGGACGATGGACAGGTGAACTACTCCCTAACAcatgat AGGATGTCTCCTTCCTCCAGTCTGGCCAGTAGCAGCACCTCCCCCTGTTCCACTCTGCCGCCccctgctggaggagagggCGGCAGCGACAACAGGCACGCCTCAAACCACGCCTCTGTCACCTCCCCCACCTCAACACTGGAAAGCAGAGACAGCGGCATCATAG CCACACTGACCAGCTACTCTGCAGAGTcggcagcagagcaggaaaacagCGCCAAATACCCTAGAGACAGTTACCATGGTagcagcctcctcctctggcAGCAGGGGGGGCGCCCGGTggtggcctcctcctcctcctcctcctgtatgGTGACAACGGGAAACTCTAATGACGGCTTTCGGTACCGGGCAGACGACAACATGGCCGCCTCCACTTACAGCCTCAACAAACTCCACCCAGACCGAGGCCCTGGCACTGCACATTCATCAGGCTCCACCCACTCCATACCGCTCTACCTCATGCCACGCCCCAATTCAGTAGCTG CCACTAGTTCTGCCCACCTTGAGGATCTAGCCTATCTGgatgagcagcagagacacgTCCCTTCAAGGACGTCCCTCAGAATGCCCAGACAGAACTCAGGCAGTCGTAGTCAACAGGATCACAGag TTcgcttctctccctctctcaacCTGAAGCCGCTCCACTTTGAGGTTCCCAGTCTCTCGCCCGATTGGCTGTTCACTGGCAGGGAGTGGCTCTTTCAGGAAGTGCACGCCTTCCTCTGCAGCGATGAGCCGTCGACCAGTCGCGGCGTCGTGATCGTCGGCAACATGGGCTTCGGCAAGACGGCCATCGCCGCCCGCCTGGTGGCGCTCAGCTGTCATGGACAGCGAATGTGGCCGAGCCCTGACGGAAGCCAAAGCACCCCCAAGT ATGTAGCGCCTGTTTCTCTTTCCAACGACTCCttgggaagaggaggaggaggaggaggaggaggaggaagctgtCCAGGAACTCCAGAGATGaagaggagacaggaggaggcTGTGAGGAAGCTTGCAGCACAG gtgGTCTCGTATCATTTCTGTCAGGCTGATAACTGTTACACTTGTCTGGTTCCCGAGTTCGTCCACAACATGGCGGCGATGCTGAGCACCGCCCCTCAGTTGCCGGCCTACCGGGAGTTGCTGCACCAGTCTCCGCAGCTACAGAGCATCCTCAGTCTGCGCTCCTGCATCCAGGATCCCAGCTCAGCTCTGCAGAGAGGAATACTGGACCCACTGGACGCTCTCTACAGAG AGAGGAAGTTGCAAGTGGAAGGGGCGGGGCTTATCATTGTGATTGACGGGCTAAACGAGGCAGAATTCCACCGCCCGGACTATGGTGACACGCTGACTTCCTTCCTGACTAAGAATGTCCTGAAATTTCCTTCCTGGTTGAAGATCATTACgactgtcaggaccagtcagcag GACACCACCCTCTCTCTGCCGTTTCACCGCATCTCTCTTGACAAGATGGAGGAGAACAACGCCATAGACCAGGACCTGCAG ggcTACCTGATGCAGCGCATCCACAGCAGCAGCGAGATCCAGAGCAACGTGTCCCTGAGCAACGGTCGCCTGGACAACGCGGCACTCAGCAAATTGACGGGCCACCTGAAGAGCCTGAGCAGAGGCTCATACCTTTACCTGAAACTGACCCTGGACCTGATAGAGCGAGGATACCTGGTCCTGAAGAGCTCCAGCTTCAAG gtggttCCTGTGAGTCTGGCAGAGGTCTACCTGCTGCAGCTCAACATGAGGTTTCCCACCCTGTCGTCTTTCCAGAGAGTTCTACCACTGCTCAACATTACTGTGGCATCACTGCACCCAATGActgagcagcag CTGTTCGAGGCGGTGAATGCAGGCGCTCTGACCGGAGGAGCGCTGCAGTGGGAGGAGTTTGCGCTGCGACTGGAGCAGCTCTCGTCTTTCCTGCTGCGGCGCAGCGACGGCAGCTGGATGCTGAACCACACCTCCTTCAGGGAGTGGCTCGTCTGGAGGGACGAGGGTCAGGACGACAGGTTCCTCTGTGACCCCAGGAGTGGTCACACTCTCCTGGCCTTCTGGCTCTGCAGACAGGAAGGGAAGTTGAATCGACAGCAGACGCTGGAGCTGGGACATCACATCTTAAAGGCTCACATCTACAAG GGTCTGAGTAAGAAGCTTGGGGTTTCCTCCTCAGTTCTCCAGGGGCTGTGGCTGGCCTACAGCACAGAGAACCTGAGTCATGCTCTGTCATCTCTACGTAACCTCTACACGCCTAACATCAAG GTGAGCAGGTTGCTGATCATGGGCGGGGCTGATGTGGATCACCATAGCGATGTCCTTAACAACGCCCCACTGCTGTGTGTTCACGCCCACCTGGGCCACAGGGACGCTGTGGCTCTGCTGCTCGATCATGGAGCTCAG GTGAACGCTCAGTCACACGACGGTTTGACTGCGCTGGGCTTCGCTGCTGCGGCGGGACACATGGACATCGTCGTCACGCTGAGTCAGCACAAAGCTAAG gtgGGACACGTGGACAGCTCCGGTCAGTGTGTGTTGGTGCACGCGGCCCAGCGAGGACACCTCAACGTGCTGCACTTCCTGCTGAAGACTGCGGACTGGAGCTGCACTTCCTGCTGTGGCCAGAAGGGAGCGAGCAAGGGTCAGGCAGTGCAACAAGCTCTGATCGCAGCAGCCAGCATGGGCCACACCGAg ATGGTGTCACACCTACTCGATCTCCCAGAAGATGAAGGAGAGAAACCTGAGGTCAACACACTTGACAGCCTGTGGGGAGAGACAG ctctgacagcagcagcaggtgctgGCAGGTTGCTGGTCTGCAGCCTGCTGTTGGATCAGGGAGCTGCCGTTGAGCAAGGCAACAGGCGCGGTGTGACTCCACTCTTCAGTGCTGTGAGAAGGGGCCACTGGCAG GTGGTGGAGTTGCTCCTGAACCACGGCGTGGAGGTGAACATGGTGGACCAGCAGGGTCGAACAGCTCTAATGACGGCAGCCTCAGAGGGACATATGCCCACCGCCCGGCTGCTGCTGGAACACG GAGCGTCTCTGGATCAGACCGACAGGGAGGGGTTAACAGCGCTGAGCTGGGCGTGTCTGAAAAGTCAACTCCCGTTGGTCAAAGAGCTGGTGGAGAGAGGCGCGGCAACAACTCATGCTGACCGCAGCGGGCGAACGCCTCTGGACCTGGCCGCCTTCCGTGGAGACCCAGAAGTG GTGCAGTACCTGGTGGATCACGGAGCGTCAGTGGAGCACGTGGACTGCAGCGGCATGCGTCCTCTGGACCGAGCGGTCGGCTGCAGGAACACGTCCGCAGTCATCGCTCTGCTCAAAAAAGGAGCTAAGATCG GACCAGCCACCTGGGCCATGGCGACCTCTAAACCAGACATCCTGATGGTTCTGCTCAGTAAACTGATCCAAGAGGGAGACAAACTCTACaag CAAGGTAAAGTGAGAGAAGCCGCTCACGCCTATCAGTCGGCGCTCCAGAAATTTCCGGGGGACGAGCTGAAGACGTTCAGACagctgagagtgtgtgtgctgctcaACCTGTCTCGCTGCCGCCGCAAGATGAAC gATTTTAGCCTCGCGGAGGAGTTTGCTACCAAAGCACTGGAACTCAAAGCCAAATCCTACGAGGCTTTTTATGCCAGAGCTCGAGCGAAACGAGGCCGCAG ACAGTTTCATGCTGCTCTGGAGGACCTGATTGAAGCCAGTCGCCTGTGTCCATCCAACCGGGAGATCCAGCGTTTACTGTCTCGGGTCAAAGAAGAGTGTCGGCTggtttctcagcagcagcaggaccctccccctcctcctcctccccctcctcccccgtcGCACCATGTCCATCACCCAAGTGTGTCCATCAGTGACGCCAGGTGCAGAGATTCAGGTTGTTTGCAAGTGCATGACAAGGAGGGCCTTACtgaggaagacgaggaagaaGATAAGGATGAGGAGAGGTGTTACAGGAGAGAAGATCCTCCTCAGAGCTCCGCTTCCCTCCACCAACAACATGGGGTTCAAAATCTTGACGCCCACTGCCGGCCCGGGGTGccgcctccctcctccctctcccccacacacttgtatcatcatcatccatcgaGTCCCATGCACtccccttcctcttcttcacccGCTCATTCTGCTCCTCCCCCGTCTTCATCGTCCTTTCACCACTTcagccctccctcctcccccatGCACCATCACGCCAGCCCAGTGTCAGAGAATCTCCCTGCTGTGTCGGGAGCTGGAGGTCTGCACCGCTATCCACAGTCCGTCTCAGCCTTCCACCACTCTGACCAGAGacggcagcatcagcagcagcagcagcagcagcatcagcagcagcagcagcagcagcagcagctctatCAGACGTCTGATCAGATATCCTTTCAGAAGCAGAACCCTGTCCAGGGCCAATGGCTTCAGCCAGCCAAAGTCCAGGTTGTGAGAACCAGTCAGTCCGCTTCCTCTTCCCATTCCAATGTGATTTTAGGAAGTTCAGTTTACCCACAGTTTGCCAATCTGCCCCAAGAACTGGCCGCACTGGGAGAGGGAATTTGCTCCAGTCCCCTAAACGTCAGGCCGGGTCTGCAGGTCCAGGCTGGTCCGAACTCTGGAGCTTCATATCCACTACAGGATGAGGCAAGATCTGCTTatggaagaggagcaggaggagagaagacGGGGATAAGCCGGTTTGCCCAGGCCACGCAGTTTAGCCGCAACCAGTCCAAGGCAGCTCACTACCCTATGGAGGTTACAGAGTCTACAGTGGGACCTCCTGAAAGCTTTCCATCATTGCAAGATTATCAATACCACAACCAGGGGGGACCACGACGTCCACTGAGCGCCCATCCCACCCCGGCTGCCGTCACCTCCAGCCGGCCTCTCAACCAGAGTGTCAGCGTCTGTTTccctcccagcagcagcagcagcggacaGACGGCAGGTCACTCTGGTCCAGGCTTCAGGACCTCGGTCTCCACGCAGCACATAGATTTAACTCCAGATCTGGCCTCTGGGGGCGGGGTCACTGGTTACCATGACGATCTTTTCCTGACCTCCTCCCCTCAGTCAGAGACATGTATGGTAGGAGGTGGCACGTACCCCGGCGAGGCAGGCCGGTCCTCCAGGAGCACCCCATTCATGGGCGTCATTGACAAGACGGTGagagtgcagcagcagtgccAGCAACAGGCTCCTTCAAGTTCCTCGTCGTGTCTCAGCCCGTCTCGCTCCTGGGCTGTGTCTTCAGTGGACACCGTGGTGTCCTCACCGAGCAAAAACCCCAGTAACCAGGGCGGCTTCGCTCCACCGCAGCCGTCCTCCATCGCCTACCACAACCGCAGCAACAACAACGCTCACAACGGTCACGTCCCGCACGACAACCAGCTCAACTACTACGAGGTGCTGCCCCCCTGTGGCCCTCAGAGCGAAGGCTCGGTGCAGGTGGCCAGTCACATTCCTCCTTACCTGGACGTGAAGCTGGCCCGAACACTGCCCGTGATTCACAGCTGCTCAGACAGACAGGCGAGCGACAGAAAGACAGGACCCACCTCTCCCGTCAAACCAAAAAGACCCTTTGTTGAGTCCAACGTATAG